Within Halonatronomonas betaini, the genomic segment TATGGCTGTTGAAGAGCTATTTTTTAATAAGAATGTGAAAACAGCAATCAGGGTTGGCCAGGCAAGAGGAGTGATTTTGCTGGCAGGTGCAGATGCTGGTATAGACGTGTCTGAGTACACCCCATTGCAGGTTAAACAGGCAGTTGTTGGCTATGGTAGAGCCAGCAAACATCAAGTACAGCATATGGTTAAAGCTTTATTAAATTTAGAGTCAATTCCTGAGCCTGATGATGCTGCAGATGCGCTGGCAGTAGCTATTTGCCATGGACATAATTATGGCTTTAATAAAAGATGGGGTGACCAAATTTGATTGGATATTTAAATGGTAAAGTTGTTGAAGCTAAAACAGAGGAATTAATAGTATCTGTTAATGGAGTTGGCTATCAGGTTAACTTACCATCTGCTTTCAGTTATTATCAAAGTGGTGACGATTGTGAGTTATATATATATACTTATGTAAGGGAAGATGCTTTAGAATTATTTGGTTTTAAAGAAAGGGAAAGCAAGGAACTATTTATTAAGCTATTATCAGTTTCCGGAATAGGTCCGAAAGTTGCATTGAGTATAATATCGACCCTTTCTCCAGAAAAATTTGCCCAGGCAGTAGTTAATGAAAATATAAATGTTCTAAAGCAGGTAAATGGGATTGGACCAAAAAGTGGGCAGAGATTAATTTTAGAATTAAAGGATAAACTGGATGATATTTTGCTTGTGGCCGGTAGTCAATCTGGTTCAAAAACTTTAGCCCATGATGATGAACTTTATTCTGCTTTAAATAATCTTGGTTATCAAGATAATGAAATTAATAATGCAGTAAATGAGTTAAGTAATGAATTAGCAGGAGACCTGGAAGATCGGATTATGCAAGTATTAAATTATCTTGGCAAGGAGTAGGATATTATGGATCAGGAAAGAGTTGTTACTCCTGAAGAAAAGCAGGATGATGATTTTGATAAGACTTTAAGACCTAAACAATTAAAGTATTATGTCGGGCAGAAAAAAGTTAAAGAAAAATTAAAAATATTTATCCAGGCTGCCAGACAAAGGGGAGAGGCTTTAGATCATGTAATGTTATATGGACCTCCTGGTCTTGGAAAGACAACACTGGCTAATATTATTGCTAATGAGTTGAATGTTAATATTCATACTACCAGTGGACCGGCTATTGAAAGGCCTGGCGATCTGGCCAGTATTTTAACTAATTTGACTGGAAAAGATATTCTTTTTATAGATGAAATTCACAGGTTGAATAGAATGGTTGAAGAAGTTTTATATCCAGCTATGGAAGATTATGGCCTGGATATTATGATTGGTAAAGGCCCTTCTGCAAGATCTGTAAGGCTTGATTTGCCAGAATTTACTTTGGTTGGTGCAACAACAAGAGCTGGACAGCTTTCATCTCCTTTAAGAGATAGATTTGGTGTTATAAATAGATTAGAGTTTTATGATAATAAAGAGTTAAGCCAGATTGTTCAGAGATCAGCCAGGATTTTAGGAGTTGAAATTTCTGAAGATGGTTCAGAAGAAATAGCCTGTCGTTCCAGGGGAACTCCGAGGATTGCTAATCGATTATTGCGTAGAGTTAGAGATTATGCAGAGGTGAAAGCAGATGGAGTTATTACCCCTGATGTAGTCAGTAAAGCACTTAAATTATTAGAAATAGATGAATTAGGTTTGGATAGGCTTGATTATAGATTATTAAAATCTATTATTAATAAATTTGGTGGTGGTCCTGTCGGTTTAAAAACTATTGCTGCAGCGATTAGTGAAGAAACTGAAACAATTGAAGATGTTTACGAACCTTATTTATTACAGTTAGGGTTTTTAGAAAGGACACCCCGGGGAAGAAAAGCCACGAAATTAGCCTATAAACATTTAAATATTAATGAAGGTGATGATGAGAAGACTTTGTTTGACTAGTTCTGTTTGGAGGTATGTTAATGAGAACATCTGATTTCAATTATGATTTACCTGAAGAATTGATAGCACAGGAACCTGCTGACCAGAGAGATCATTCTAATCTCCTGGTTTTAAATAGATCTGGTGATATAGTTGATGATCTTAAATTTTACCAACTAAAAAAATACCTCAGACCTGGAGATAGATTAGTTTTTAATAATAGTAAAGTTATTCCAGCAAGATTATATGGTGAAAAAGAAATTTCTGGAATAGAGATAGAAATATTATTATTAAATGAGCTTGGTCCAGATCGCTGGGAGGCATTAGTTAAGCCAGGACGTAGAGTGAAAATTGGTACAAAAATAAGATTTGATGATGAATTGGTAGCTGAAGCTTTAGAGTATACTGATTTTGGTGGCAGAGTTTTAGAATTTAAGCCATCAGGAAATCTGCAGGCTAAGTTAAATCAATTAGGAGAAATGCCTTTGCCGCCATATATTAAAAAGAAGCCTGAAAATCCTGATAGATATCAAACAGTTTATGCTGATTCTGATAAAGAAGGGTCTGCTGCAGCACCAACTGCTGGTTTACATTTTACTGAAGAGATTCTTAAAGAACTTGAAGATTATGGTGTTGATTTAAGTTATTTAACTCTTCATGTAGGATTGGGGACATTTAGACCTGTGAAAGTCGATGATGTAGAAGAGCATGATATGCATGAGGAATACTATGAAATTGACAAAGAGACTGCTAATGATATAATGAATACGAAAAAGAATGGTGGAAGAGTAATTTCAGTAGGGACGACATCTGTAAGGGCTCTGGAATCTGCTGCTTCTTCAATAATGAATAGAGTAGGGGCAAAAGCCTGGACTGATATATTTATTTATCCTGGATATGATTTTAAAATTATTGATGGGCTTTTAACTAATTTTCATCTTCCAGAATCTACTTTAATTATGTTAGTTGCGGCTCTAATTGGTAAAGAAGAAGTTTTAGATGCATATAATTATGCAATTGAAAATAACTATAGGTTTTATAGTTTTGGAGATGCGATGATTATTATTTAGAAATTGGAGAAGATAATATGACATTAGATTTTGAAATAAAAAATAAAGATAGTAATTCACTGGCTAGAGAAGGGCTAATAGATATAGATGGGAAAAAGATTGATACACCAATTTTTATGCCAGTTGGTACCCAGGCAACTGTTAAAGCATTAAGACCTGAAGATTTAAAAGCATGTGGTGCAAGTATTATTCTTGCTAATACCTATCATCTCTATTTAAGACCTGGTTCAGAATTGATCGCCAATGCAGGTGGTCTTCATGATTTCATGAATTGGGATAGATTGATTTTAACTGATAGTGGTGGCTTTCAGGTTTTTAGTCTTTCTGATTTAAATGAGATCAAAGAAGAAGGTGTATATTTTCAATCACATCTAGATGGCTCTAAACATTTTATTTCACCAGAAAAATCAATCCAGATTCAAAAAGATTTAGGTGCAGATATTATAATGGCCTTTGATGAGTGTGCACCATATCCAGCAGATAAGAATTATGTTAAAGAGTCTCTGGAAAGAACATTAAGGTGGGCAGAAAGATGTAAAGAAGAGATGGTTGGTGTTAAGGATCAGCAGTTGTTTGGTATAGTTCAAGGTGGAACTTATCCTGAATTAAGGAAGATTAGTGCAAGAGAAACTATTAAACTGGGTTTTCCTGGTTATGCTATCGGTGGTTTAAGTGTTGGTGAAGAAACAGAACTAATGCATAAAATGCTGGAAGTTACTGTTCCTGAGTTACCAGAGTCAAAACCAAGATATTTGATGGGAGTTGGAACACCTGAAGATTTAATTGAAGGCGTTAGGAGAGGTATTGATATGTTTGATTGTGTTATGCCAACAAGGATTGCTAGGCATGGGAGTATTTATACCTCACAGGGAAGAATTACTATTAGGAATGCTTCATTTAGTGAAGATTTTAGTTCTCCGGATCCAGAATGTAATTGTTATGTTTGCAGAAATTATAGCAAAGCATACATCAGGCATCTTCTAAATAGGAATGAAATTTTAGGAGTTATTTTAACCAGTTATCATAATATATTCTTCTTACTTGATCTGATGGCTAAAATTCGGAAAAGTATTAATGGTGATTATTTTAGTGATTTTGCTGATAAGTTTTATAGTAATTATTTAGATTAACCAGACTGTATGTAATTAATCTTCAATAAAATGAAGGATTATCAAGACTTTTGTTGAATATAAAAAAAGATGGTTAGAGAATTAACAAAGAATATAAGGAGGAGTTTTTTTAATGGAACTTATTTTATCTTTAGTACCGTGGATCTTGATTTTTGGAGTCTTTTGGTTTTTCTTGATTAGGCCGCAGAAGAAGCAGCAAAAAGAGCATCAGGATATGTTAAGCAATCTTCAGGTAGGTGATAAGATAGTTACCGCTGGAGGAATTAAAGGAAAGATTGTTAAAATTAAAGATAATATTGTTAGGTTAAGAGTTTCATCTAATGTAGATATTGATTTACTGAAATCTTCAATTAGTCATATTGATAAGAGTGAAGACGATGAAGAAAATGATGATAACTAAAATTGAGTAAGTCTTTAATAAGCCTGGATGGAGGTAATTTTTGTGGATAGTAGTGATATTAAAGAATTTATACAATCTCTAGTAATAGCAGGCGTTTTAGCTTTTTTGATAATAACATTTGTTGCTCAGTCCTTTGTAGTTGAAGGGAGTTCA encodes:
- the ruvC gene encoding crossover junction endodeoxyribonuclease RuvC, which translates into the protein MKIMGVDPGLATLGYAFIEKNNNSFKLINYDVIKTEAEMSDVSRLKIIYNKLQELIEKNQPACMAVEELFFNKNVKTAIRVGQARGVILLAGADAGIDVSEYTPLQVKQAVVGYGRASKHQVQHMVKALLNLESIPEPDDAADALAVAICHGHNYGFNKRWGDQI
- the ruvA gene encoding Holliday junction branch migration protein RuvA: MIGYLNGKVVEAKTEELIVSVNGVGYQVNLPSAFSYYQSGDDCELYIYTYVREDALELFGFKERESKELFIKLLSVSGIGPKVALSIISTLSPEKFAQAVVNENINVLKQVNGIGPKSGQRLILELKDKLDDILLVAGSQSGSKTLAHDDELYSALNNLGYQDNEINNAVNELSNELAGDLEDRIMQVLNYLGKE
- the ruvB gene encoding Holliday junction branch migration DNA helicase RuvB, whose amino-acid sequence is MDQERVVTPEEKQDDDFDKTLRPKQLKYYVGQKKVKEKLKIFIQAARQRGEALDHVMLYGPPGLGKTTLANIIANELNVNIHTTSGPAIERPGDLASILTNLTGKDILFIDEIHRLNRMVEEVLYPAMEDYGLDIMIGKGPSARSVRLDLPEFTLVGATTRAGQLSSPLRDRFGVINRLEFYDNKELSQIVQRSARILGVEISEDGSEEIACRSRGTPRIANRLLRRVRDYAEVKADGVITPDVVSKALKLLEIDELGLDRLDYRLLKSIINKFGGGPVGLKTIAAAISEETETIEDVYEPYLLQLGFLERTPRGRKATKLAYKHLNINEGDDEKTLFD
- the queA gene encoding tRNA preQ1(34) S-adenosylmethionine ribosyltransferase-isomerase QueA — its product is MRTSDFNYDLPEELIAQEPADQRDHSNLLVLNRSGDIVDDLKFYQLKKYLRPGDRLVFNNSKVIPARLYGEKEISGIEIEILLLNELGPDRWEALVKPGRRVKIGTKIRFDDELVAEALEYTDFGGRVLEFKPSGNLQAKLNQLGEMPLPPYIKKKPENPDRYQTVYADSDKEGSAAAPTAGLHFTEEILKELEDYGVDLSYLTLHVGLGTFRPVKVDDVEEHDMHEEYYEIDKETANDIMNTKKNGGRVISVGTTSVRALESAASSIMNRVGAKAWTDIFIYPGYDFKIIDGLLTNFHLPESTLIMLVAALIGKEEVLDAYNYAIENNYRFYSFGDAMIII
- the tgt gene encoding tRNA guanosine(34) transglycosylase Tgt codes for the protein MTLDFEIKNKDSNSLAREGLIDIDGKKIDTPIFMPVGTQATVKALRPEDLKACGASIILANTYHLYLRPGSELIANAGGLHDFMNWDRLILTDSGGFQVFSLSDLNEIKEEGVYFQSHLDGSKHFISPEKSIQIQKDLGADIIMAFDECAPYPADKNYVKESLERTLRWAERCKEEMVGVKDQQLFGIVQGGTYPELRKISARETIKLGFPGYAIGGLSVGEETELMHKMLEVTVPELPESKPRYLMGVGTPEDLIEGVRRGIDMFDCVMPTRIARHGSIYTSQGRITIRNASFSEDFSSPDPECNCYVCRNYSKAYIRHLLNRNEILGVILTSYHNIFFLLDLMAKIRKSINGDYFSDFADKFYSNYLD
- the yajC gene encoding preprotein translocase subunit YajC, producing MELILSLVPWILIFGVFWFFLIRPQKKQQKEHQDMLSNLQVGDKIVTAGGIKGKIVKIKDNIVRLRVSSNVDIDLLKSSISHIDKSEDDEENDDN